TTTCGAAATCTCATCAGCAGAAAGACCCACTTCACCTCTACGTGGAATACGCTTCCCTTGCTGAACATATTGGGCAATAGCATCACCTTCACCAGGCCTAAGTGCCCCACCATAGCTGATATGCCCTTCAGCCCTTGGCAAAGGCATTGGACCAACTGGGGCCTCATCTTCAAAATTACTCTTCTTCCTTGCCTCAATCAGTTCTTTGAATTCAAGCACCTCACTATTAACTTCATCTATCATTGCTTCATCAGCCTTCTTCTCATTAATTCCAGCATCATCATTCGACTCCAAGCTCTTTTCTGGTATGTCACTATCCCCGTCCTTCTTTTTTGTACTCTTCAAAGCACCCTTTTGCTTCTTACTAGCATCAGAATCATCAATTTCACCATCTTCGCTTTCGCTCTTGCTTTTACTCTCACTCTCACTTGAATAACTTTTCTTTTTGCTTCTTTTCTTCCTACCACTGCTATTCCTTTTATGTCTCCTGTTACTCTGTTTTCTCCTtgattttttccttctttttctcctttcttcttcttcttctgatgAATCATCAGTAGACTCTTCCTCCGATTCGCTCTCACTTTTCCTTCTCGATCTCCTACTTCTACGTCTAGAACTGGATTTCTTCCTTTTCCTAGATTTCCTCGGTTCAGAATCTGAAGCTTCCGAGTCAGAATCTGATGCATCTGACTCAGAATCGGAATCGGAATCGGACTCACTTTCAGAAGACTTAGTTTTTGACATTTTCACATCCTTTTTGGATCCATCCTCCTTCTTTACTATCTCGTCTTCAATTTTTTCTGCAATTTCATCAGGTTCTTCATATTCAGGCTCATTTTCTTTCCTAGGTGGACTTGGTGTACAATTCCAAATACAATTCTTCAACTGTTTCCTCAATTTCTGACGTTTTAGCCTCCGGTACTCCTCAAAACTCAAACCAGTAAGCTCTTCATCCGAATCAGAATCTGCAGTTCTTCCACTCTTATGATCTCgatcaaggtagggtttcttcCCCCTTCCAAATCTCCGTGGAGGTTCATTCGTAGGGCTTGATCTACGATACAAACGATCGGGAGAAAACGATCGGCAGTTGTTTCGGCCGTTAGTATGTGAAGGTTGCTGACCTCTGTATGGACTATAAACCGGACTCCGACTGCGACTCCGGCTACCGCTAAGACTTCGGCTCAGGCTACGTTTTCGATTTCTGATAGGGCTACGGCTACGACTGGGACTTCGATAGCGGCGTCGATTGTCGTAATGCGAGCTCCGTTGAGGTGAGTACCGGCCTCCGTCACCGTTCCGGTGGCTGCGATGCCTATCAGGGATTTCTATGGCGGAGGAGAGCCTAGCCATTTGGGAATTACGGTAATGAAATTGCGACAAAGAAGAGGACCGACGGGCTTGTAAAATATAGGCTAAACCGACCTAACCTAAAATTGGCATACAttttaagtatgttttgaatattttaaacaGTAGGatttcattttgacactttttctTACTTGGCATATTGCGTATATTACACTTATGTTAAATATGTGAAAAGcaaaaatttgatttttatttttatttttttatttaactaaaagaaaataaaaatacttaagCATATAGTCTCattttcttatcttttcaaACAAAATCTAGTAAGATTCATCACCATCAATCATCGAAAAATTCTTCTCACCATTTTTTATCATAACATCCGACAACTCTTCATTatcaacaatcaaaacaaaaaaacatataaaagaacCTTTAATCGTCATTTAGAAATATCAAATTTCATAACCCAAACAATCCAAATGAATAGAATGAAAAAATCGGTGCCTTaatctaattaaaaattaaattgtattagaaaaaagaagaagtctGTAACACTATCAAAGAATGAATTTGTcatcttttttctcatttttattttaaatttataatttatcttTCGAATCCGGgtttttttgtaattatttcaGATCTGTCTTTTTtctcatctcttttcttcacAATTTTAAATCTTACTCAACCATCTTCAACAATTTTTTCTCCTTATATATGTTGGCATCCATTCGAAAAAGAAAATGGGAGAAGGACTATCTATGTGGAGAAGAAAAAAGGTGGATGGGGAGATGGAGAAAGTTTAACAAAGATAAGACGGACGGGGAAAAGGTGTGTTGCATTGGAATGACGAGGAAGCGATTAATGATGGTTATATGAGGATGAGATACGGAGATGgtgagaagaaaaataaaaatgttgtattttttttttaattattgaaatgtatcttcttcttttttaaaaagtaattaactaaatagttttaaaattaaaattcacaatatttttttaataattatttttgatatatatgtcaCATATCTTCATTTAATTTGTCACTTTGACATGTCATCGGCAAGTGAATTACACTCTCTAACAATTTTGATGATtataaaaaagtgtcaaaatgacacaataGAACTCTATTATAGGTGTTTAAAATGAAAAAGCGTACTTAAAGTgactaagtgaaagttggtgccaactttagagAGCCACTGATGGGTTCAGCCTAAAATATAAgctaatttttttgtttaatgTGTATGATAATATagggaaaaggcataaattcGTCTTAAGTTATATCGAAAAATCAGTTACATACTTAAATTATTATGGCGATTTATTACACATCTAATAAATTTATTACCCCCACTACAACTGACGTGGCAAAAAAAAGAGCGCGTCAGAAAAGTAAAGAATATTAGAAAAACAAAATCACCCAACTCCCCACgtcttttcttcttcacactcacctatcctcctcttcttcacacccacctccatttactctccattttgaatcttgatttttttctttcaaaactcattaaagtaaaaaaaaaattaaaaaaaaaaacacaaaatcaCTCCACCCTCAcgtcctttcttcttcacacccacctccatttactccccattttgaatcttgtttttttccctttcaaaaCTCATTAAGAAGAATAAGAATTCTTCTCTCCATTTTGATGGAGAAGACGATTGGGGTTGGGGGGGtcggatgggtggttaataattaattagaagttaattagtataaaatatagttaataaaagataagttaattaattaaaaaagaaaagaaaaaaatataaaaaattggataGGTGGTTAATagttaattaggagttaattagtataaaatatagttaataaaagaaaagttaat
This region of Solanum dulcamara chromosome 9, daSolDulc1.2, whole genome shotgun sequence genomic DNA includes:
- the LOC129902718 gene encoding uncharacterized protein LOC129902718, which translates into the protein MARLSSAIEIPDRHRSHRNGDGGRYSPQRSSHYDNRRRYRSPSRSRSPIRNRKRSLSRSLSGSRSRSRSPVYSPYRGQQPSHTNGRNNCRSFSPDRLYRRSSPTNEPPRRFGRGKKPYLDRDHKSGRTADSDSDEELTGLSFEEYRRLKRQKLRKQLKNCIWNCTPSPPRKENEPEYEEPDEIAEKIEDEIVKKEDGSKKDVKMSKTKSSESESDSDSDSESDASDSDSEASDSEPRKSRKRKKSSSRRRSRRSRRKSESESEEESTDDSSEEEEERRKRRKKSRRKQSNRRHKRNSSGRKKRSKKKSYSSESESKSKSESEDGEIDDSDASKKQKGALKSTKKKDGDSDIPEKSLESNDDAGINEKKADEAMIDEVNSEVLEFKELIEARKKSNFEDEAPVGPMPLPRAEGHISYGGALRPGEGDAIAQYVQQGKRIPRRGEVGLSADEISKFEGLGYVMSGSRHQRMNAIRIRKENQVYSAEDKRALAMFNYEEKAKREQKVMADLQRLVQRHIGQDTETSHDPFGGKSTEADDA